The following proteins are co-located in the Shouchella hunanensis genome:
- the rpsI gene encoding 30S ribosomal protein S9: protein MAQVQYYGTGRRKHSVARVRLVPGDGTIVVNGRSLDEYFGLDTLKLIVKQPLVETGVTGQYNVHVNVQGGGFTGQAGAIRHGVARALLQVDPDNRPSLKAAGFLTRDARMKERKKYGLKAARRAPQFSKR, encoded by the coding sequence ATGGCTCAAGTACAATACTACGGCACAGGTCGTCGTAAGCATTCTGTAGCACGTGTTCGTCTCGTTCCTGGTGACGGAACAATCGTTGTAAACGGTCGTTCACTTGACGAATATTTCGGTCTTGACACATTAAAGCTTATCGTAAAACAACCACTTGTTGAAACAGGTGTTACTGGTCAATACAATGTCCATGTAAATGTACAAGGAGGCGGCTTTACAGGTCAAGCTGGTGCGATCCGTCATGGCGTAGCACGTGCGCTACTTCAAGTAGATCCTGATAACCGTCCATCGTTAAAAGCTGCTGGCTTCTTAACGCGTGATGCACGTATGAAAGAACGTAAGAAATACGGTCTTAAAGCAGCACGTCGTGCGCCTCAGTTCTCAAAACGTTAA
- a CDS encoding Arm DNA-binding domain-containing protein, translating to MASIIKRGKSYRAQVSIYKKGEHKKLSKSFSTKREAKLWALEMELAKGDGKDLAHRTTPFAEFFENWIYLVKINNVKETTFQNYVRTLGIIKNLFQDIQLKDLNDIVVQKKIDEYAKHILEKQHMRYFLK from the coding sequence ATGGCTAGTATTATAAAAAGAGGAAAATCATACAGAGCCCAAGTATCTATATATAAAAAAGGAGAGCATAAAAAGCTTTCTAAGTCTTTCTCAACAAAGAGAGAGGCAAAACTTTGGGCTTTAGAAATGGAGTTAGCTAAAGGAGATGGTAAAGATCTTGCTCACAGAACAACGCCGTTTGCAGAGTTCTTTGAGAATTGGATTTATCTTGTAAAGATTAATAATGTGAAAGAGACGACATTTCAAAATTATGTTCGTACTTTAGGTATTATTAAAAACTTATTTCAGGATATCCAATTAAAGGATTTGAATGATATCGTTGTCCAAAAGAAAATTGATGAATATGCGAAACACATTCTCGAAAAACAACACATGAGGTACTTCTTAAAATAA
- a CDS encoding FtsK/SpoIIIE domain-containing protein, translating into MRIDSALEGYVSERQYLSKDRNWYIYEFYDVDSQKQLEIKSASDMIKWSNKKTDDYALRLDERATIPFHHMGLVGQTGSGKSFFIQMLVEQVLSKKVSHELFIIDPKCTDVYQMAKRTVADERTADKTNAIELIKQFHERMKKRQNELQDYFISNRNKTYRDAGLPALILLIDEFGALRESWKTLAKKERDEVESVLSDVAFMGRQLGCILWVATQQMNAQTMPTAIREQLVLKIALGDSDEQTYRTLFSSGVDIPPVQFTAGQGIYSYPGLASADKPRLLIVPYCSFLN; encoded by the coding sequence ATGAGGATTGATTCAGCGTTAGAAGGATATGTAAGTGAACGTCAATATTTGTCTAAAGACCGTAATTGGTACATCTATGAGTTCTATGATGTAGATTCACAAAAACAACTTGAGATTAAATCAGCAAGTGACATGATTAAGTGGTCAAACAAGAAAACAGACGATTATGCCCTACGTTTAGATGAACGTGCAACTATACCGTTTCATCATATGGGATTAGTCGGGCAAACAGGTAGTGGTAAATCGTTTTTTATTCAAATGCTAGTTGAACAAGTATTATCGAAAAAGGTCAGTCATGAGCTATTCATAATTGATCCAAAGTGCACAGACGTTTACCAAATGGCTAAACGTACCGTTGCTGATGAGAGAACTGCCGACAAAACAAATGCGATTGAATTGATTAAACAATTTCATGAGCGTATGAAAAAACGACAAAATGAATTACAAGACTATTTCATATCAAATCGTAACAAAACGTATAGGGATGCTGGTTTACCAGCTTTAATTCTGCTTATAGATGAATTCGGAGCATTAAGAGAGTCATGGAAGACTTTAGCGAAAAAGGAACGTGATGAAGTCGAAAGCGTACTATCTGACGTTGCTTTCATGGGGCGTCAACTAGGGTGTATTTTGTGGGTCGCTACGCAACAAATGAACGCACAGACGATGCCAACAGCTATTAGAGAACAGCTCGTTTTGAAGATTGCTTTAGGTGATAGTGATGAGCAAACCTATAGAACTCTGTTTTCTTCTGGTGTGGATATACCGCCAGTTCAGTTTACTGCTGGTCAAGGGATTTACAGCTATCCAGGGCTAGCAAGTGCAGACAAGCCACGGTTGTTGATAGTGCCTTACTGCAGCTTTTTGAACTAA
- a CDS encoding sensor histidine kinase, producing the protein MKKIPFRVSARTARLIGRENVTNADGAIIELVKNCYDADSNMAFVILDTKYSGVPDKMTMDDLDLFKDDEEVLDLVNSLYTTANLLELRIKDSYPVDKFNKLSELLQRFNSMYIIDNGSGMTDDIIESYWMTIGTNNKENNIYSKGGRVVTGAKGIGRFALDRLGSISQLLTLPSEKDIGYNWKVNWEDFENEEVLNDVNAELSELINPNLYKELVKLLGNKHTSLVEELKGNLFNGTIIKISSLRDKWDKRMINNLYKNLETLIPPSEQKVFNIFLYDTNNPELYGKVENNINDDFDYKVTASLNEQQEVKIRIYRNEFNAELFPEEFFTSNIGKNFTQIDFEKGYVEDTYSLLQLIPGYKGLKFTDVGNFEFALYFMKKAYQRNDKKMYFYKDFNSALRNEWLDKFNGIKLFRDMFRIRPYGEIGSTSFDWLNLGERAEKSPAAPSHKSGRWRVRPYQISGSINISRLTNINFEDKSSREGLQENEAFGFFKTVIIGIINVFERDRQTIMRELRRLYERHNEREQNNKKAKKLAQDILNKDKKDYTNIDYEKFKDSPDFQTRFLAQRVLDFDKEKEELTSEIKMLRALASTGLAITSFGHELKNISANIEPRTGELIEVLEELIPPNTLNKHDDDNPYFLIEEFREQDRRLKNWLDFSLDAIRKDKRRRHKVDLYDIFKNFHRVWKKSLSYSHAQLTVPESSKERFKMRLFPIDIDSIFNNLIANSFDAFQRSDATGERKINISFYEENKKAIIIYEDSGPGLSKDIKNANDIFESFFTTKRDGLGREIGTGLGMWIIKSTVEEYQGDVDILKKDTGFGLRITLPLKKNEGVIYINE; encoded by the coding sequence GTGAAAAAAATTCCATTTAGAGTATCTGCCAGAACTGCTCGACTAATTGGTAGAGAGAATGTAACTAATGCAGATGGAGCCATCATTGAATTAGTTAAAAATTGCTATGATGCTGATAGTAATATGGCATTTGTAATTTTAGATACAAAGTATAGTGGTGTACCAGATAAAATGACTATGGATGACTTAGATTTATTTAAAGATGACGAAGAAGTTTTAGATTTAGTCAATTCTTTATATACTACAGCAAATTTACTTGAGCTTAGAATAAAAGATTCTTACCCTGTTGATAAGTTCAATAAGCTCAGTGAGTTACTTCAAAGGTTTAATTCTATGTATATTATAGACAATGGTTCTGGTATGACAGATGATATTATTGAATCTTATTGGATGACTATAGGTACAAACAATAAAGAAAATAATATATATAGTAAAGGTGGTAGAGTTGTTACAGGTGCTAAAGGCATAGGTCGATTTGCACTTGATAGATTAGGAAGTATCTCACAGTTGTTAACACTTCCATCAGAGAAAGATATTGGATATAATTGGAAGGTTAATTGGGAAGACTTTGAAAATGAAGAGGTCTTAAATGACGTAAACGCTGAACTGAGTGAACTAATTAACCCAAATCTTTATAAAGAGTTAGTTAAACTATTAGGAAATAAACATACTTCTTTAGTTGAAGAACTTAAAGGCAACTTATTCAATGGTACTATAATAAAAATAAGTTCCTTAAGGGATAAATGGGATAAACGAATGATAAATAATTTATACAAAAATCTTGAGACCTTAATCCCTCCGAGTGAACAAAAAGTCTTTAATATCTTTCTATATGATACTAATAATCCTGAACTTTATGGAAAAGTAGAAAATAATATAAATGACGATTTTGATTACAAAGTAACCGCTTCATTAAATGAGCAACAGGAAGTAAAAATAAGAATTTATAGAAATGAGTTTAATGCAGAACTTTTCCCTGAGGAATTTTTCACGTCAAATATAGGAAAAAACTTTACTCAAATAGATTTTGAAAAGGGTTATGTTGAAGATACGTATAGTCTACTTCAACTTATTCCAGGCTATAAAGGACTAAAATTTACAGATGTTGGAAACTTTGAATTTGCGCTTTATTTCATGAAAAAAGCATATCAAAGAAATGATAAAAAAATGTACTTTTATAAAGATTTCAATTCTGCTTTAAGAAATGAATGGTTGGATAAATTTAATGGTATAAAGCTATTTAGAGATATGTTTCGTATTAGACCCTATGGAGAAATCGGTAGTACCTCTTTTGATTGGTTAAATCTTGGCGAAAGAGCGGAAAAAAGTCCTGCTGCTCCCTCTCATAAATCTGGGCGTTGGAGAGTCAGACCGTATCAAATTTCAGGATCTATTAATATTTCTAGGTTAACAAACATAAATTTCGAAGATAAATCTAGTCGAGAAGGACTTCAAGAGAACGAGGCTTTTGGTTTTTTCAAGACAGTTATTATTGGTATAATAAATGTCTTTGAAAGAGATCGTCAAACAATAATGAGAGAACTGCGACGATTATATGAAAGGCATAATGAGAGAGAACAAAATAACAAGAAAGCAAAGAAACTTGCACAGGATATATTAAATAAAGACAAAAAAGACTACACAAATATAGACTATGAAAAGTTTAAGGATTCTCCTGATTTCCAAACAAGATTCCTTGCCCAAAGAGTTTTGGATTTCGATAAAGAAAAGGAAGAACTTACATCTGAAATAAAAATGTTACGGGCTCTTGCAAGTACTGGTTTAGCTATTACCTCATTTGGTCATGAGTTAAAAAATATTAGTGCAAATATTGAACCAAGAACTGGAGAGTTAATTGAAGTTCTAGAAGAACTTATACCACCTAACACCCTAAATAAGCATGATGATGATAATCCGTATTTCTTAATAGAAGAGTTCAGAGAACAAGATAGACGTCTGAAAAATTGGCTCGATTTTTCCTTAGATGCTATTAGAAAAGATAAAAGACGAAGGCATAAAGTTGACCTATATGATATATTCAAGAATTTTCACAGAGTATGGAAAAAATCATTATCTTATTCACATGCCCAACTAACAGTACCTGAAAGTTCTAAAGAAAGATTTAAAATGAGATTATTTCCCATTGATATAGATAGTATATTTAATAATCTTATTGCCAATTCTTTCGATGCTTTTCAAAGATCTGATGCTACTGGAGAAAGAAAAATAAATATAAGTTTCTATGAGGAAAATAAAAAAGCAATCATAATTTATGAAGACTCAGGTCCTGGTTTATCAAAAGATATAAAGAATGCAAATGATATTTTCGAATCTTTTTTCACTACTAAAAGAGATGGTCTTGGTAGAGAAATTGGCACTGGGTTAGGAATGTGGATTATAAAATCTACAGTTGAAGAATACCAAGGAGATGTAGATATACTCAAAAAAGATACAGGATTTGGTCTGAGAATTACTTTACCACTTAAGAAAAATGAAGGAGTAATCTATATTAATGAGTAA
- a CDS encoding HNH endonuclease yields the protein MNVKHPFRSKSPLLNCDKTYKNYRSFKSYLIKDFNNRCGYCDAFDGWSGGPRVYHIDHFAPKSRFPHMENEYENLVYACPFCNLAKGDDWLSDSENISFVADKGYLNPVSDDYNDYFFRDAYGNIHSNTETVQAFYMHKKLKLYLERHRIMWNLTRIWKNKIKIREALEKCKGAERYNELLMHYAELSIEFDEFLEYIIGDIREPEEAI from the coding sequence ATGAATGTAAAACATCCCTTTAGGAGTAAATCTCCTCTACTAAATTGTGATAAGACTTATAAGAATTACAGAAGTTTTAAAAGCTATTTGATAAAGGATTTCAATAATAGATGTGGCTATTGTGACGCATTTGATGGATGGAGTGGTGGCCCAAGAGTTTATCATATTGATCACTTTGCACCTAAGTCAAGATTTCCACATATGGAAAATGAATATGAAAACTTAGTATATGCTTGCCCATTTTGTAACTTAGCCAAAGGTGATGACTGGCTTTCGGATAGTGAAAATATAAGTTTTGTAGCCGATAAAGGTTATCTTAACCCGGTATCAGATGACTATAATGACTATTTTTTTAGAGATGCATACGGCAATATACATTCAAATACTGAAACTGTTCAAGCTTTCTATATGCATAAGAAACTCAAGCTTTATCTTGAGCGACACCGAATTATGTGGAACCTGACAAGAATATGGAAGAACAAAATAAAAATTCGAGAAGCTCTTGAGAAATGTAAAGGGGCTGAGAGATATAACGAATTGTTGATGCATTATGCAGAACTAAGTATCGAGTTTGATGAATTCTTGGAATATATTATTGGTGATATTCGGGAGCCAGAGGAAGCAATTTAA
- a CDS encoding class I SAM-dependent methyltransferase yields the protein MNSNKINGSYYTPNYLAEFIIKEVIDINAEKDKELKVLEPSSGDGIFINSLLKNAGNSNYIFDIVEREPDELNKVRNQFKGGDSHHFAYYHPIDFLKFQAERSFDLIIGNPPYIGRKHLSKEQIESSQKIFSDNLLDPNNFKNIWMAFLLKSYNLLNVDGTICFILPAEFLQVNYTNEIRNFLIQNFEEIRIYLFNELIFHDIEQDVIILHLAKKGKAQGIKYLEVSTLNDRVISVKNMGKISHVNNDKWSNYLLDHQEYDFIKSINENFYKVNELCNATAGIVTAANDFFILNSSSVRNMQLDNYVHPIIKKSSNLSSGLVVNEDNLKMLNDEDIPNQLLVLNEDIQNYPEFVTKYLDQGITQNIHERYKCRKRNRWYEVPMLSAAEAIFFKRSGKFPKLVVNDAKILNTDTGYRILMKDGYDVKSFVYSFYNSFTLLMSEICGRFYGGGVLELTPNEFKRLPIPYIQISSYQFDKLDELFKNQTPIEEILEYTDKKILIETFKLDEKEVERIRKIKTKLMKRRLKLN from the coding sequence ATGAATAGTAATAAAATTAATGGCTCTTATTATACTCCTAATTATTTAGCAGAATTTATTATCAAAGAAGTTATTGATATAAATGCAGAAAAGGATAAAGAACTAAAAGTTCTAGAACCAAGTAGTGGAGATGGCATCTTCATAAATAGTCTTTTAAAAAATGCTGGTAACTCAAATTATATATTTGATATCGTAGAAAGAGAACCTGATGAATTAAACAAAGTGAGAAATCAATTTAAGGGTGGTGATTCACATCACTTTGCTTACTATCATCCAATAGACTTTCTCAAGTTTCAAGCCGAAAGAAGTTTTGATCTAATTATTGGAAACCCTCCTTATATAGGTAGAAAACACCTATCTAAGGAGCAAATAGAAAGTAGTCAGAAGATATTTTCTGACAATCTTCTTGATCCAAATAACTTTAAAAATATTTGGATGGCCTTTTTATTAAAATCGTACAATCTATTAAATGTAGATGGAACTATATGCTTTATATTACCCGCGGAATTCTTACAAGTTAACTATACAAATGAGATTAGAAATTTCTTAATACAAAATTTTGAAGAAATCAGAATTTATTTATTCAATGAACTAATATTTCATGATATTGAGCAAGATGTAATTATCCTTCACCTTGCTAAGAAAGGCAAAGCACAAGGTATTAAGTATCTAGAAGTCTCTACACTTAATGATAGAGTTATATCTGTTAAGAATATGGGGAAAATCTCTCACGTTAATAATGATAAATGGTCTAACTATCTCTTAGATCATCAAGAGTATGATTTTATAAAAAGTATAAATGAAAATTTTTATAAAGTTAATGAACTCTGTAATGCAACAGCAGGGATAGTAACAGCAGCAAATGACTTTTTTATTTTAAACAGTAGTAGTGTTAGAAATATGCAATTAGATAATTATGTGCATCCTATAATTAAAAAAAGTTCTAACCTATCTTCAGGATTAGTAGTTAATGAAGATAATCTTAAAATGCTAAATGACGAAGATATTCCAAACCAACTATTAGTACTTAATGAAGATATCCAGAACTATCCTGAATTTGTCACAAAATATCTTGATCAAGGAATTACACAAAACATTCACGAACGCTATAAATGTAGGAAAAGAAATAGATGGTATGAAGTTCCAATGCTTAGTGCCGCTGAGGCTATTTTCTTTAAGAGATCTGGAAAATTCCCTAAATTAGTAGTGAATGACGCTAAAATACTTAATACAGACACTGGATATAGAATATTGATGAAGGATGGATATGATGTTAAAAGTTTTGTATATAGCTTTTACAACTCGTTTACTCTTTTAATGAGTGAAATTTGTGGTCGTTTTTATGGAGGTGGTGTTCTAGAGCTAACTCCAAATGAATTTAAAAGATTACCTATCCCTTACATACAAATTTCAAGTTATCAATTCGATAAGCTAGATGAACTTTTTAAGAATCAGACACCTATTGAAGAAATATTGGAGTACACCGATAAAAAGATTCTAATAGAAACATTTAAATTAGACGAAAAAGAAGTTGAACGTATTAGGAAAATCAAAACAAAGCTAATGAAACGAAGATTGAAACTTAATTAG